From the Thermococcus celericrescens genome, the window GCATCCTCCAGGCATCGCCGTAATGAGCCTTTAACTCCCTCAAAAACCTTTCCGCATCTTTCCGAATTACCGTTGTCATAGATATCACCATGAGTATATACCACTTGAAAATATAAAAAGGTTTCTAATAGACATTCGTCAAAGATAATATCGTCAATCGTCTATTTTTCTGCCCCTCACACAGAGCAGTGAGCCTCTCTCGACACCAAGCTCGCGGGCGATTGGAGGGCACTTGGCCTTGAGGAGGAAGAACACCCTACGGTCCCCCAAATCGCTCAGGGTCTCAAAGTTGGCCTGTCCCTTGGCGATTATGACATCGGCGGCGTTGAAGATTCTCCTGAACTCCCCGGAGGCGTATTCCAGTGGAGTGCCTGGAAGCCTGGAGCCCGTGGAGACGACCTCAGCAAACTCGTCGAACCCCGCCTCCAGCAGGTCCCCGACCGTGGCGTCATTGATTATTGGGCCGTCCTTCGCGGCCACGTATATCCTCAGGTCAGGAAACCTCCCGCGTATGAACTCAAGCAACAGCCTGTCAAAGTACACCTCTCCGCAGTTATCGGTGAGGTACAGCAGCACCCCGGCGTTCTCGAGCGCCCTGAGAAGCTCATCGCTGTGGTCTATGCTAAGCTCCTCCCGGGTCACTCCAATGATGTCCTCCTCTATCTTTGAGGGGTCATAGCCAACGGCGAAGTCTATGATGTTGCCCGCTATCGCCAGCTTAAGAGCGGTTTTGAAGTCCCCGGGAACCCCGAGATCCTCGGCAGCCCTTTGGGCCAGCTTTGTGGAGGTCTCCTTCTGACCTCCTCCCCGCCGTGAGGGGCGAGGGTTCGGCTTAACCCCCTCGCTAATGGCAGGGAGGTTTACGGGCACTCATCTCCTACTCCCATTACCGGTTTCGGTTCAGCCCGAGGGCTTGGCCTTGAACCCGTTACCCCTATCCCCAAAAGGGACTTGGGGTTATAGTTTAGAGGCCACATCTTCAGTCCTTGCCTGCCCGAACGGGCAGTATTTCGAAGGACGCTTAACAGCGTCCACTCCCCTTCAGGCCGAAGGGGACACTTAAACCCCTCATCTCATCGAGTTCTAACTTTGGCCCCTCCGAGGCCTTACTACCTTACAGAGTTTAAAAGGGTTTTGACTGATTAAAGGCAAGATTGCTGATTACTCCATCCCCACCCTAAAGGACGAGGCCTTCAAAAGAAAAATGTAACCGCTGAACGGGTCATCGTCCCCAAGGAAGCGGTACAGTTCAAGGAATAGCATCCCCCGCTCACCGCGGGAATGGAATCCTCCCTGAAGAGCTCGCCAAGCTTCCCGGCCACGAAAAGCATGGCCCTCCTGCGCTTTTCAAAGTCCCCGGCACTCATCTCGGTTATCTTCTGAGCCTGGTTAACGGCACAAGCGATGCACTCATAGTGGATCCTCATAACACCACCGGGGTAAAAATAGAACCGCACCTTATTAAAGTGAGGGATGATTCAACCATCAAGCCCTCAGCGTTTCAACGTACGCGAGCTCCTCGGGGATGGACTTGCGCTTCCTCCTCTCCATCTCCCTCTCGAGCATGTACCCGTACAGATGGGCCATCCACATCATCTGTGTCACCTCCGTTCCACCATTCCCAGTAATATATGGTTCTGCAGAGGTTTAAAAGCTTTGTCGGCCCGCAAATTTCCACAAATGACCTCTAGAGTTCTTTATTCCTTTAAAAAAGCAGCGTCGTCCGCCTTTGTAGTTAAATGTACATATATGTTCGATGAAATCTGCCCTAACGTTCCCGATTATGAAGAAAGCGCACATTAGAACATTGCATTGTTCCGGGAACCGACCCAACTGTTTATAAACTTTGGAGACGCCATCACTACGGTGAGAGAAAATGGCCCTAGAGAAGCTTGGGAAGGCACTGAACAGCGCCCTGAAAAAGCTCGCCCGCTCAAAGACCGTGGACGAGGCGACGATAAAGGAGGTAGTGCGAGATATACAGAGGGCACTCATCCAGGCGGACGTTAACGTAAGGCTCGTTCTCCAGCTGACCAAAACCATAGAAAAGAGGGCCCTTGAGGAGGAGCCCCCTGCAGGGGCCTCAAAGAAGGAGCACATAATCCAGATAGTCTACGAGGAGCTGACCAAATTTCTCGGAAAGGAGGCCAAACCCCTCGAGATAAAAGAGAAACCCACCGTACTGCTCACCGTCGGAATCCAGGGTTCGGGTAAAACAACCAGCGTGGCGAAACTTGCGAGGCACCTCCAGAAGAGGGGCTACAAGGTGGGCGTCGTCTGCTCGGACACCTGGAGGCCAGGAGCCTACTACCAGCTCAAGCAGCTCCTCGAACCGTACGGAATAGAGGTCTCCGGCGATCCCGAGGAGAAGGATGCAGTCAAGCTCGCCTACAAGGGCGTCGAGTACTTCCGGGGGAAGGACGTGGATGTCATAATCGTGGACTCCGCCGGAAGGCACAAGGAAGAGTCCGGCCTTATAGAGGAAATGAAGCAGATAAGCCAGGCCATAAAGCCCCACGAGGTCATACTGGTCATAGACGGAACCATAGGCCAGCAGGCGTATAACCAGGCCCTGGCATTCAAAGAGGCAACGCCAATAGGCTCGATAATAGTCACCAAGCTCGACGGTTCTGCCAAGGGGGGTGGGGCCCTCTCGGCCGTCGCCGCAACCGGCGCCCCGATAAAGTTCATCGGTGTTGGCGAGAGGATAGACGACCTCGAAGCCTTCGATCCGAAGCGCTTTGTTTCGCGGCTCCTGGGAATGGGAGACATCGAGGGACTTCTGGAGAAGCTCGAGGAGCTCCAGAAACAGCAGGCCGTCAGCGAGGAAGACCTAGAGAAGTTCCTCAAGGGTAAGTTCAACCTAAAGGACATGTACGCCCAGCTCGAGGCGATGCAGAAGATGGGACCGCTGAAGCAGGTTCTTCAGATGATCCCGGGACTGGGCTACTCCCTGCCGGATGACGCCGTCAGGGTGGGTGAGGAGAAGCTCCGGAGGTACAGGATAATCATGGATTCCATGACCGAGGAGGAGCTCGAGCACCCGGAGATAATCAACTACTCGAGGATCAAACGCATAGCCCGCGGCTCGGGAACCAGCACCGCCGAAGTAAGGGAGCTCCTCAACCAGTACAATCAGATGAAGAAGATGTTCAAGAGCATGGACAAGAGGAAGCTGGCCAAGATGGCCAAGAGGTTTAACTTCGGGGGGTTCGGCATATGATGGAAGCGTTTGTCCTGGTTGTTGTTAAGCCCGGAACCGAGGAGAAGGTCTATGAGATCCTCCGGGGCAACGAGAAGATAAACGAGATATACAGGGTCTATGGGGAGTACGACCTGATCCTCCGCGTGGAGGTCGGCAGCATAGAGGAGCTGGACAGGTTCCACGACGAGGTTCTGAGGAGGATAAAGAACATCGAAATGACGGAGACGCTGATAGCGAGCTCCTACAGGGGGTGAGGGGTTGGAGAGGCGGTGGGTTGCCACCATCGACCTCGAGACCCTGGAGGTCGAGCACGACCTCACCTTTAAATTTAAGTGCCTCGAAAACTGCGGGAAATGCTGCTACGAGCTGGAGATACCCATCCGGGATGAGGATATAGCCAGGATAGAGGAACTGGGCTACAGTGCCTGGGAATTCGTGGACTACGATAAGATGTTCTACCGCGGGGACAAGTTCCTCAGCTACGCCCTCAAAAAGCGTCCCTTCGACGGGGGCTGTGTTTTCCTTGATCCCGAGACCATGCGCTGCAAAATCTACGACCACCGGCCCCTCGCGTGCAGGCTCTACCCGTTCGTCTTCGTGAAGCACGGAAAAAAGATGGAAATCTACGTCAAACAGGACTCCTTCTGCCCCGGCATCGACCATCCCGAGGGGGAGCCCGTGACGAAGGAGTTCCTCCTCAGGGAGTACGGCGACGTCATAGAGGAGTACCGCAGGAAAGTTGTGAAGAGCCGGGAGTGACCGAAACCTATTTATACATTTTC encodes:
- a CDS encoding Lrp/AsnC family transcriptional regulator — translated: MMEAFVLVVVKPGTEEKVYEILRGNEKINEIYRVYGEYDLILRVEVGSIEELDRFHDEVLRRIKNIEMTETLIASSYRG
- a CDS encoding signal recognition particle protein Srp54 — encoded protein: MALEKLGKALNSALKKLARSKTVDEATIKEVVRDIQRALIQADVNVRLVLQLTKTIEKRALEEEPPAGASKKEHIIQIVYEELTKFLGKEAKPLEIKEKPTVLLTVGIQGSGKTTSVAKLARHLQKRGYKVGVVCSDTWRPGAYYQLKQLLEPYGIEVSGDPEEKDAVKLAYKGVEYFRGKDVDVIIVDSAGRHKEESGLIEEMKQISQAIKPHEVILVIDGTIGQQAYNQALAFKEATPIGSIIVTKLDGSAKGGGALSAVAATGAPIKFIGVGERIDDLEAFDPKRFVSRLLGMGDIEGLLEKLEELQKQQAVSEEDLEKFLKGKFNLKDMYAQLEAMQKMGPLKQVLQMIPGLGYSLPDDAVRVGEEKLRRYRIIMDSMTEEELEHPEIINYSRIKRIARGSGTSTAEVRELLNQYNQMKKMFKSMDKRKLAKMAKRFNFGGFGI
- a CDS encoding ARMT1-like domain-containing protein, with the protein product MSEGVKPNPRPSRRGGGQKETSTKLAQRAAEDLGVPGDFKTALKLAIAGNIIDFAVGYDPSKIEEDIIGVTREELSIDHSDELLRALENAGVLLYLTDNCGEVYFDRLLLEFIRGRFPDLRIYVAAKDGPIINDATVGDLLEAGFDEFAEVVSTGSRLPGTPLEYASGEFRRIFNAADVIIAKGQANFETLSDLGDRRVFFLLKAKCPPIARELGVERGSLLCVRGRKIDD
- a CDS encoding YkgJ family cysteine cluster protein, which encodes MERRWVATIDLETLEVEHDLTFKFKCLENCGKCCYELEIPIRDEDIARIEELGYSAWEFVDYDKMFYRGDKFLSYALKKRPFDGGCVFLDPETMRCKIYDHRPLACRLYPFVFVKHGKKMEIYVKQDSFCPGIDHPEGEPVTKEFLLREYGDVIEEYRRKVVKSRE